GCGATGCCGATGGAAGCCCATCTTTTGCTTCGGTAAAACGGACGCCTTCCCACCTGCAACGCGTTATTCTGGCTTGGCATTTGAAAACTCGGCGTCTCGACAGCTTCCGCTACTTTCCTAAGCGTCTCTTGAATTTGCCGCTCCTCGTTAGTCATGCGTCATTGCCCCTTCCCGCAAAAAATCAGATGAAATGCAACCCTTGTCCAATTGTTGTGCGATCAGCTTCCTGGCCTTGTGCATCCGTGATTTGACCGTACCCTCAAAGGAACCCGTAATTTTGGCGATCTCCGACACGCTGAAGCCCTCGTAATAGTAAAGAATAATAACCGCGCGATGCTCCGCCTTCATGCTGCGAATCGCCTGCCATATTTGATGCTGCTCCTCTCGCTGGATCACGTTGTCCAGCGGCGTTAACGCTTCATCCGGGATCATCTCCTCATATTCCACCACAGGCTTCTGCTTGCGTACCAGATTCAGAGCCCGAAACGTAATGATCCGGTATAGCCAATTGCGAAAGGCCATTCCCCGTTTTTTATCGAGTCGGTCTATGTGCTGATACGCTTCGATGAGCCCTTCCTGAACCGCGTCCTGTGCCAGATGCTTGTCATGAATGATCAAGTACGCTGTCCGATATGCCATCGCCAAATAGGGCTTGACCAATTGTTCGAAAGCTTCAGGCTCGCCCTCTTGGCATTTGGCAATCAACTCCCACTCATCCACAGCGTTCCCTCCCTTCGTTTCTGCTCTACTGTATATTCACGAGAACGCGGAGTTTGGTTCACGTTACATAGGCGAAAAAATACTGAACACGGAAAAACCCGTCCCCTGAACAGAAACGGGTGAATACTATTACAAGCACTTTCCACCTAAAGGCTAAGTTTCATTTTTTCCTCGATGTTTATTACGTCCCACTTATAAAACGAAGATCTCTGTAAGGTGAAAAGGAGATTTCCTGCATACACT
This genomic stretch from Brevibacillus brevis harbors:
- a CDS encoding RNA polymerase sigma factor; its protein translation is MDEWELIAKCQEGEPEAFEQLVKPYLAMAYRTAYLIIHDKHLAQDAVQEGLIEAYQHIDRLDKKRGMAFRNWLYRIITFRALNLVRKQKPVVEYEEMIPDEALTPLDNVIQREEQHQIWQAIRSMKAEHRAVIILYYYEGFSVSEIAKITGSFEGTVKSRMHKARKLIAQQLDKGCISSDFLREGAMTHD